Within the Streptomyces sp. NBC_00554 genome, the region ACGGTGGCCACGTGTTTGACCAGGCCGAGGAGGTTGGTCCCGGTCGCCGTCAAAGGCCGACGGGTGTCGTACTCGGACAAGCCGTCGACTTTCCAGAGCAGCGCCTCGCGGTCCCGCCGCAGTCTCCCGTGCAGGTTGTCTTTGGCGAATTCATCGATCATGTGGCATGACCCTTCCATGGGCTGCTCGTGGTCTCAAGATCCCGTACGTGGTCCGCAACGGCTGGCAGAGCCGAGGCTTAGGACGACTCGCGGCCGACCCGACCTGCGACGGTTACTGCGCAGGAGAACTACACGCATGCTGTTCGGTGCTGTTCTCTGATCCCGTTGAGTAGTTCGGGACGGGGACCGGGGAGGTGGGCGGGTGCCAGGTGAGAATCCAGCCGGCGGTAAGCACCCCCGCGCCGCCTGCCAGGGCGATTGCGCCGCCTGTTCCGATGCCTGCGGCCACCGAGCCGAAGCAGACCGGCCCGACGCCCTGAAGCGTCATGCTGCCGGAGCCGAGCAGACCGAAGGCCTGGCCCTGGCCATTCTGCGGCAGGGCGTCCAGGAACGGCCGTTGCAGGCCGAGGAGGTAGGCGAATCCGAAGCCGCAGAGCAGCAGCAGACAGGACGAGACGCCCACTCCGGGCTCGGCAGCGAAGCCGAGCAGCGGCAGTCCCGTCAGCGCAATCAACGGGACTACCAGGCGCTCCCGGGTGGATGGCCGTAGGAGTCGACCCACCAGCAGGTCACCGACAAGCATGCCAACCGGCAGACAGCCCATCAGCACCGCGTACCAGCCGGGCGCGAAGTGGCGTCCTCCCGCATAGGCGACGATCAGGCCTTCCGCACCCGCTACGAACGCGGGCGGTAGCCACTGGGCAAGCATCAGTCGTCGTACCGCGTGCCCGCGCAGCAGCAGGCCGGCACCGTGCAGGCTTGCCCGGACGGCCCCGCCACCGCCCCGAGCGCTGCCGGGTGTGCCGCCGAACTCCCCCAGCTTCAGCCGGGGTAGCCGGATGCGGACAGCGAGCGCGCAGCCGAGGTAGAGGGCGGCGCTTACCGCGAACGCCCGGTGCGGGCCGAGTACCGCGACGACCGCACCTCCCAGCGCCAGACCGAACAATTGCGCGCCAGAGGAGGCGATGTTGTTCAGTGAACGGCCCAGTACATAGGCGTCGCCCTCCAGCCACTGCGCGACCAGCCGACTC harbors:
- a CDS encoding MFS transporter, yielding MIPTAEPAQGNHRATYREVLAEPRFRLLFSTRAVAITAGSLRITTFSVLVFGATGSALLSALAFGIGFLPQLFGSLLLGSLADQLPPRALIAGGYALECAAALLLALVRMPIAASLGVVALVALATPVFGGASSRLVAQWLEGDAYVLGRSLNNIASSGAQLFGLALGGAVVAVLGPHRAFAVSAALYLGCALAVRIRLPRLKLGEFGGTPGSARGGGGAVRASLHGAGLLLRGHAVRRLMLAQWLPPAFVAGAEGLIVAYAGGRHFAPGWYAVLMGCLPVGMLVGDLLVGRLLRPSTRERLVVPLIALTGLPLLGFAAEPGVGVSSCLLLLCGFGFAYLLGLQRPFLDALPQNGQGQAFGLLGSGSMTLQGVGPVCFGSVAAGIGTGGAIALAGGAGVLTAGWILTWHPPTSPVPVPNYSTGSENSTEQHACSSPAQ